The Micromonospora sp. NBC_00421 DNA window ACCGCCAGCTGGTCGAGCGGACCGTGCCGGTCGACTCCACCCGGGTCGCGGAGCTGACCAAGCTGATCGAGAACACCTTTCGCCAGGTCAACATCGCGCTGATCAACGAGCTGGCGATGGCCTCCCACCACCTCGGTATCGACGCCTGGCAGGCCATCGAGGCCGCCTCGTCCAAGCCGTTCGGGTTCATGCCGTTCCGTCCCGGGCCGGGCGTCGGCGGGCACTGCCTGCCGATCGATCCGTGCTACCTGTCCTGGCAGGTCAAGCGCACCATGGGCCGACCGTTCCGGTTCATCGAGCTGGCCGACGACATAAACCACCAGATGCCCGAGCACGTGACCCAGCGGGTGATGGCCGGGTTGAACCGGATCGGCCGACCGGTGAACGGCGCCCGGCTGCTGCTGCTCGGCCTGGCGTACAAGAAGAACACCGGCGACATGCGCGACTCGCCGGCGGTGGACGTGGCCCGACGGTTGCAGGCGCTCGGCGCGGACGTGCACGCGGTGGAGCCGTACGCCGAACCGCAGCACATCCCGGGCGGGGTGGCGGTGGTCGACCTCACCGCGCGCGAGATCGCGGCGGCCGACGCGGTGGTGCTGGTGACCGACCACGACAGCTTCGACTACGACCTGGTCACCCGGCACGCCCGGTACGTCTTCGACACCCGGGACCGGTGCCGGGGCGAGATGGTGGAACGGCTCTGAGCGGGTGCCGGCCGGCCCGTGCCACCACCGGGCCGGCCGGCCCCGGGGCCGGACCGGGTCAGTCCGCGCCGAGCGCCTCCACCACCGGGCGGGCCAACGCCCGGCGGGCCGGCAGGACCGAGGCGGCCAACGCGGCGAGCACCGCCACGGCCAGGATCAGCCCGAGCCGTCCCCAGGGCAGCACCAGGGTGAAGTCCCCACCGACCCGGGCCACGAAGGCCACCGCCCCGGCGCTGACGCCGATGCCCAGCGCGGTGCCGAGCAGCGCGCCGACCAGGGCGGTCAGCACCGCCTCCACGGCCAGCAACGCGCGCATCCGCCCCCGGGACAGCCCGACGGCGCGTAGCACGGCGTTCTCCCGGGTCCGCTCCAGCACCGAAAGGCTGAGCGTGTTCGCGACACCGACCAGGGCGATCACCACCGCCAGGCCGAGCAGCGCGGTGACGAAGGCGAGCAGCATGTCCACCGTGCCGGTGAGCATCTTCTTGTAGGCCGCCTGGTCCATCAGGTTCACCGTCGGATACCGGTCGACCACCGCCTCGACGGCGGCGCGGGCCCGCTCGGCGGATACCCCGGCGGCCGGTTCGACCTCGGCCAGGGAGCCCCGTTCGGTCGGGAAGAGCCTGGTGAAGTCGGCGTCGGTCAGGTCGACGACGTGCCCGGCGGAGACCTGGGCCGGCAGCGGGCCGTCGGCGGTGACCACGGCGGCCACCCGGAACGGACGCCCGGCGACGGTGACCGTCGACCCCACCCGCCACCCCCGGGCGGCGGCCAGTTCCCGGTGCACCAGCACCGCCCCCGGCCCCAGGTCGGCGACGTCCCCGGTGTCGACCCCGGCGAGGGTACGACGAACCAGCGCCGGATGGGCCGACCGCAGCTGGACGCCGTCGACGACCCGGCTGCGGTGCTCGTGCACCGTGCCCACCTCGGGGCGGGCAGCCAGTTCACCGGCGAGTGTGGCAGGCAGGTCACTGCCGATGCCGGTGACCACGTAGTCGACGCCGATCTGGGCGTCGACCGCACGCTCGACGCCCACCTTGACACTGCCGGCGCCCACCACGAACGCCGAGACCAGCCCGATGCCGATCACCAGGGCGGTGGCGGTCGCGGAGACCCGGCGCGGGTTGCGGGCGGCGTTGGCGACGGCGAGCGCGGCGGTGGCCCTCAGCAGGGGGCGCAACGGCCGGCCGAGCACCCGCACCAGCAGCGGCACCAGCACCGGGCCGAACAGCACGATGCCGAAGAAGGCCAGCACTCCGCCGAGGGCGACCAGGACGATCTGGCCGACGGCGGCAGCCCCGGCCAGCGCGGCGATGCCGGCGGCCCCGACCAGCGCGCCGACGGTCAGCCGGACCCGTCCGGCACTCCGGGCCGGCTGTCCGGCAGCGTCGGTGAGGGCGGCCACCGGCGGTACCCGGGTGCCCTGCCAGGCGGGCACCAACGCGGATCCGACGGTGACCACCGTGCCGAGCAGCACGCTGAGCAGGACGGTGCGGGTGGTGAGCGTGAAGCCGCCGGAGACCGGCAGGTCGAAGCGCGGCACCAGGGCCGACGCTCCGGCGGCCAGGCCGACGCCGAGCACCACCCCGAGGGCCGAGCCGACCAGGCCGAGCACCACCGACTCCAGGAGAGCGGCCCGGAAGATCTGCCCCCGTCCCGCCCCCACCAGCCGCAGCAACGCGGTCCGCCGGGCCCGCTGGGCGAGCACGATGGCGAAGGTGTTGGCGATGACGAACCCGGCCACCACCACCGCCACCCCGGCGAAGGTGAGCAGCACCATCCGGAACTGGTCCAGGTCACGGACCGCGTCCTCGACTGCCTCGTCGAGGATGCGCTGCCGTGACTTCACCGTGGCGTCGCCGCCCACCACCGCGGCCACCCGTTCGGCCAGTGTCTGCGCCGACGTGCCCGGCGCGGCGGCCACCATGATCCGGCCGTAGCCCCGTTCCCCGCTGGCCGCCAGGGCGTCCGGGCCGACCAGGCCGATGAACGGGCCACCGACGTCCCGGGTGGTGTCGGCCACGTCCACAGTGCCGACCAGGGTGTACGGGCGGGCCGGGCCGGTGGACCCGCCGACGGAGACCGGGGCGCCGAGGACAAAACCCTCCTGTGCCACCGTGGGCGCGTCGAGGACCACCTCGCCGGGGCGGTCGGGCAGCCGGCCGGCGACCACGTCGTACGAGCGCAGCGCCGGTTCGGTGGGGATCGCGGCGAGCACCCCGAAGCCGAGCACCGGACGGCCGTCGGCACCGACCACCCCGGCGAGGGCGGTCAGCTCACCGGCGGCGGCGGCCACCCCGTCGACCGCGCGCACCCGGTCGACCAGGGACGGCGGCAGGGCGCTCCGGTCGGCGTAGACACCGAGGTCGGTGTGCCGGTCGAAGGCGGCGGCCCGCTCGTACGCCCCGGCCTGCATGCCGTCGGTGAGCATCAGCGTACCGGCGACGAAGGCGACACCGAGCACGATCGCCACCGAGGAGAGCAGCAGGCGCAGCGCGTCGGCGCGCAGCGTGCGCAGGGTCAGGCGCAGCATCCCGGTCACCGCCGGCGGTGGGCGACGGCCACGACCGTGGCGGGCCGGACGGAGTCGGAGCAGCCGGCTGCGAACCGGACGGGCCCCGGGCAACCGGTAGCGGGATGGACGGACGTGGGGACGGACATGGGGACTCCCGGTCGGCGTGTGCAGGTCTCCTCCGACGCTAGGCAGCACCGGACCGGCCGGCGTCCACCCGGCCGCTCGGACCGGCTCCGCCGCAGGTCGCCCCTGACCGGGGCGACCCGTACGACCCAGGTCGTACCCGGCTCAGCCGCCCGGGGTGACCAGGCCGCTCTCGTACGCCAGGACCACCACCTGGACCCGGTCGCGGAGCTGGAGCTTGGCCAGGATCCGGCCGACGTGGGTCTTCACGGTCGCCTCGGCGACGTGCACCCGGGCGGCGATCTCGGCATTGGCCAGCCCCTGGGCGACAAGCAGCAGGATCTCCCGTTCCCGGTCGGTGAGCTGGGCCAGCCGTGGGTCCTCGGCGGGGGCCGGGCCGAGCCGGTCGGCGAACCGGTCGAGCAGCCGGCGGGTGATCGACGGGGCGACCACCGAGTCACCCTCGGCGACCACCCGGATGGCCGCCAGCAGGTCCTCCGGCGGCACGTTCTTGAGCAGGAAACCGCTGGCCCCGGCGCGCAGCGCGGCGAACGCGTCCGCCTCGGTGTCGAAGGTGGTGAGCACCAGCACCCGGGGCCGGCCGTCGGCGGAACCGGCACAGATCCGGCGGGTCGCCTCCACCCCGTCCATGGTCGGCATCCGCAGGTCCATCACCACCACGTCGGCCTCGACCCGGGCCAGCACCCGTAGCGCGTCCGCCCCGTCGATCGCCTCACCGACGACCGCCAGGTCGGGTTGGGAGTCGAGCACCATCCGGAAGCCGGCCCGGACCAGCGCCTGGTCGTCCACGATCACCACTCGCACCGTCATACCGCGATCACCTCCGGGTCCGGGGTCGACGGTAGCGGCAGCCGTACCTCGACCTCCCACCCGCCGCCGGTGCGGGGGCCGGCGCTGAGCCGACCGTCGTAGATACCGACCCGTTCCCGCATCCCGACCAGGCCATGACCGCCGGAGGGGGCCGGGCGGACCGGCGGACGGCCGCGCCCGTCGTCGGTCACCCGGACCACCAGGTCGTCGTCGACGCCGAGCACGACCTTCACGTCCGCACCGACCCCGGCATGCTTGAGGGCGTTGGTGAGCGCCTCCTGCACCACCCGGTAGACAGTCAGGTCGAGCCCGGGTGGCAGCGCCGCCGGCACGCCCTCGGCGCGGAGCCGGACCCGCAGGCCGGCGTCGCGGAACCGGCCGACCAGGGCGGGCACCTCCCCGACGGTGGCGCGGCGGCGTTCCGGGTCGGTGGTGGGGGTGGTGGCGTCAGGGCCGGTCGTCGCCTCCGGCGTGCCCGGTTCCCGCAACACGTCGACCAGCCGACGCATCTCCTCCAGGGCCTGCCGACCGGTGTCGGCCACCACCTTCACCGCGTGCCGGGCGGTCTCCGGATCCCGGTCGAACAGCAGGCGGGCCCCATCGGCCTGCACGATCATCACCGCCATGCTGTGCGCCACCACGTCGTGCAGTTCGCGGGCGATCCGGGCCCGCTCGCCGGCCACCGCCGCACGGGCCTCCGCCTCCCGCTCCCGCTCCAGGGTGACGGCCCGCTCCTCCAGGCTGAGCACGTAGAGCCGGCGGGTGCGCACGTTCAACGCGGCCAGCCACACTCCGCCGGTGACCAGGCCGAAGTAGATCGCGGTGGCCCACCAGACGAGGTTGGACTCGGACTGCGTGGCGGCCAGCAGCACCCCGATGGCGGCGACGACCCCGGCCAGCACGCCGTCGCGCAGCCGGTCGGCGTACTTGACCACGCTGTAGAGGGCGATCAGCACCGCGATGTCGTAGGCCAGCACACCCCAACCGGCGACCACCTGGGTCAGCGCCAGCGCGGCCACCACCGCGGCGACCAGCGCCGGGTGCACCCGGCGGAACAGCAGGGCCAGCGTCATCGCGAGGCCGACCAGGACGGCCGGCCAGCCCCCGGGCTGGGCTTCCGCCCCGGTCACGGCGAAGAGCGCCACCAGGCCGCAGACGCCGACGTCGAAGGCGACGCTGCGCAGCGGGCGACCGAAGAGGGTACGACTCACGGTGACCGAGCGTAGTGCCCCGACCTGGGTCGATGCCCCCCGCTCGGGCGGACCGGCCGGTCGGCGGGGTCAGACCAGCTCGCGCAGCCGGGCGATCTCCACTGTCTGTTCGGTCGCCACCGCGTTGGCGAACTCGTTGAGCTGCTGGTCGGCACCGGCGGAGAGCAGTTCGGTCGCCATCGTCACCGCGCCCTCGTGGTGGGCGGTCATGAGTTGGACGAAGAGCCGGTCGAAGGCGGCGCCCCGGGCGGCGGTGAGTTGCCGGATCGCCTCGGGCGACTGCATGCCGCGCATCCCGCCGTGGTCGTGGCCGGGTTCCTCGGCGGCCAGGCCCCGGGTGTCGAGCCAGCCGCGTAGCAGCCCGATCTCCGGCCCCTGCGCACCGCGAATCCGGGCGGCGATCGCCTTGACCTGTGCGCTGGCGGCCCGATCGGGGGCGAGCTCGGCCATCTGGAGGGCCTGCCGGTGGTGCGGGATCATCATCCGGACGAACCAGACGTCGGGGGTGTTGTACCGGGGTGAGCTGGTGTCCCGGACCTCCTGCGCGGGCCGGGTGGCGGCGGACTCCCCCGGCCGGCCGGGCACGATCACCCCGGGGGCGTCGACCGGGAGGGTAGGCGTCGGGGCGGCCGTGGGGTCGGCTGCCGGCGTCGGTCGGCCGTCGGGGCGCAGAGCCAGCCCGATCGACAGCAGGACGGCGACGGCAACTGTGACGGCGAGCAGGATCCGTCCACGGCGGCCGGTCATGCGACTCCCCCTCCGATCGAGGTCGTCGCGATAGTATCCATCCACCATCGCACTTAGATGTGACGCAGGTCACATCGACTGCCTTCGTTGACCGGTAACGTATCTGGCACGCATCGTCCCTTTCGAAGGGTTCTGCCGATGACCAGATTCCTCCTGCCCCGACCGCGACAGCTGAAGGTCGTCAGCGTGGTCGCCGCCGGTCTGCTGGTGGCCAGCGTCGCCGCCAGCCCGGCGAGCAACGCCGCGCCGGTCACCGCGACCGAGGTCCCGCCCGCGTCGGCCCCGGGCCTCGCCGTCGACGAGATCTCCAGCAGCCCCAACCTGCGCCAGGTCGCCAACCTGCCCAAGCAGGCCCCCTTCGACACCACGAGCGCGCTCGGCACCGACATGGCCTTCCAGGGCCGCTACGCCTTCGTCGGCAACTACAACGGCTTCGTCGTCTACGACATCGGCCGCCCCAGCACCCCGAAGATCGTGTCGCAGGTGCTCTGCCCCGGCTCACAGAACGACATCTCGGTCTACGGCAACCTGCTCTTCCTCTCCACCGACTCGTCACGCACCGACGACTCCTGCGCCAGCACGACGCAACCGGCGACGGTCAAGGAGTCCTGGGAGGGCATCAAGGTCTTCGACATCAGCGACAAGGCCAACCCGCGTTACGTCAAGTCGGTGGAGACCGCCTGCGGTTCGCACACCCACACCCTCGTCCCGGGCAAGGACCCCAGGACGGTCTACCTGTACGTGTCGTCGTACAGCCCCCGGGCGGACTACCCCGACTGCCAGCCGCCGCACGACTCGATCTCGATCGTCAAGGTCCCGGTCAAGAGGCCCACCGAGGCGGCCGTGGTGGCCACCCCGAACCTCTTCCCGGACGGCGGCTACGAGGGCGTCCCGGGTCAGACCTCGGCCACCTCCGGCTGCCACGACATCACCGCCTACCCGGCCAAGGACCTTGCCGCCGGCGCCTGCATGGGCGACGGGGTCCTGCTGGACATCCGCGACCGCGAGGCACCACGGGTGATCAACCGGGTCCGGGACACGGTCAACTTCGCGTTCTGGCACTCGGCGACGTTCAACAACGCCGGCACCAAGGTCGTGTTCACCGACGAGCTCGGTGGCGGCGGCGCGGCCACCTGCAACGAGGTCGTCGGCCCGAACCGTGGCGCGGACGCCATCTACGACGTCACCGGCCGGGGTGACGCCCGGAAGATGGTCTTCCGCAGCTACTACAAGATCCCCCGGACCAATGCCGACACCGAGAACTGCGTGGCCCACAACGGCTCGCTGATCCCGGTGCTCGGCCGGGACGTCCTGGTGCAGGCGTGGTATCAGGGCGGGGTCTCGGTCTGGGACTTCACCGACTCGACCAGGCCGAAGGAGATCGGCTTCTGGGAGCGGGGGCCGTTGTCGGACACCCAGCTCACCACCGGTGGCGCCTGGTCGACGTACTACTACAACGGGCACATCTACTCCAGCGACATCCAGAAGGGCCTGGACGTGCTGAAGCTCAGCGACTGGCGGACCTGGACGGCGGATCTGGTCCGGGTCCCCGAGTTGAACGTGCAGACCCAGGCCGGCTACCTGAGCTGGTAGCTCCGCCGCCCGCCCCCGGCCCGGTCCGCCGGGTCGGGGGCGGGCGGACACCCCGGGGCCAGCGGCCGGACTCCCCGGCCCGGTCCGCCAGGTCGCGGGTCCGGGCGGTCCGGCGTCGGCCCCGGGCCGGCTGTGCGAGGATCAGGCGCCGTGGCACCTGCCGGCGGCGTACCGCCCGTACCTACCGACCGCTCCCGTCGTCCGCGGCTGCACCCGCTGGACCAGGTGGCGATCGGGCTGGCCGTGCTCGGCGTCGGCGCGGTGGTCACCGGCCTGCTCCCCCGGGCCGACGCCGAAGCGACGCTGCACCGCATCCTGCCGCTGCTGCTCTTCCTCGGCGCGGTGGTGGTGCTCGCCGAGCTGACCGCCGTCGCCGGGGTGTTCGACGTGCTGGCCACCCGGCTGGCGGTCGCCGCCCGGGGCAGCTTCGCCGCCCTGTTCCTGCTCTGCGTCGGCTTCGCCTCGGTCACCACCATCGCCCTCAACCTGGACACCACCGCGGTCCTGCTCACCCCGGTGATGATCGCGCTGGCCCGCAAGCTGGGCACCGCCCCGGGCCCGCTGGCGATGACCACGGTCTGGCTGGCGAACACCGCCAGCCTGCTGCTGCCGGTGTCGAACCTGACCAACCTGCTCGCCGCCGACCGGATCGACCTGGCCCCCCTCGCGTACGCGACCAGGATGGCGTTGCCGCAGGTCGCGGCGATCATGGTGACCATGGCGGGGTTGTGGTTCTGGTACTGGCGGCGGGGCCGACGCGACGCCGACCGGTTCACCCCACCCCCGCCGTACCGACCGGCGGACCGGTTGCTGTTCGGCACGGCGGTCGCCGGTTGCCTGCTGCTCGTCGGCGGCATCCTGGCCGGGGTGGAGATCGGCGTCGCCGCCGCCGTCGCCGCCGGGCTGGTGGTGCTCGGCTTCGCGGTCCGGTCCCGGCGGACCCTACGGCCGGCGCTGCTGCCCTGGCGGCTGCTGGTCTTCGTGACAGGCCTGTTCCTGGTGGTGCAGACCCTCGGCCGGCACGGGCTGGACGACCTGGTGTCGGTGCTGCTCGGGGACGCCGGAGGCGCGGTGGGGGCACTGCGGGCCGGCGGCACCGGCGCGTTCCTGGCCAACCTGGTCAACAACCTGCCCGCCTACCTGGCCGGCGAGGCGGTGCTCCCACCCGGTGACGAGACCCGGCTGCTGGCGCTGCTGATCGGCACCAACGTCGGCCCGCTGGCGGTGCCGTGGGCGTCGCTTGCCACCCTGCTGTGGTACGAGCGCTGCCGGGCCGCCGGGGTGACCGTGCCGCTGGGCCGGTTCGTGGCCACCAGCGCGGTGGTCGCGGTACTCGCCACGCTGGCCGCGGTGCTCGCCCTGCTGGTGGTCGGCTGACGGCACACCCGGCCTGCGGCGCCCGAGCGGCCAGCCATCCGGGTCGCCGGGACCGGACTCAGATCCCCATCTCGGCCTCGTACGCCGAGCGCAGCCGGGCCCGGGCGGCGGGGGCCAGGCAGACGTGCCAGACGGTCCCCTCGTCGACGACGTTCACCTCACCGGCGGCCTGCCGGGCCAGCAGGATCTCGGCCAGCACGTCGCGCGCGCCGAACCGGGCGTACCAGGCCAACTCCACGTCGGCCGCCCAGCCGAGGCAGTGCCCGCTGGGGAGCATGGCCGGATACCCGAGCCGCCGCAACCGGTACCGGTGTTCGGCGCTGTGGGCCAGGCCGGTCACCCACAGCGGCGGGGTGCCCGCCGGGGCGGACCGGGCGAACTCCCGGGCCAGGTCGTTGAGGAGCGCGACGATCTCCCGCCGGGTCCGCCGGAACGGCACCCCGACGGTGGGCGGGGCGGCCTCCGGCAACAGCCGGCGACGCACGGCGTGGGCACCACGGCCGAGGAGACCCGCCGGTTGTTCCCGGTAGCGGAAGCCGAGCAGGCCGCGTCGGCGCAACCACTCCAGGTCGATCAGGTCGGGGTGCGTGTCGACCTGTTCGTCGGTGCGCAGGAGCAAGGCGTCCCGCCACCACATGAGGTCGATGCGGGAGAGCAGGTAGCTGCGGACCAGCGCGGTCAGGTCGGCGGCCGAGGTGCGGCCGGCGGGCTGGTGGCGGGCCAGCTCCAGCAGCAGCGTCTCGCGGGCGCCGAGCACGCCCTGCTCGGTGGCGTCGAGCACGTCGGCGATGGCCGGTTCGCGCAACCGCTGGTCGAGCAGCACCTGACGGGCGGCGGTGGCGGCCGTGCCGGCCAGCGCGCCGACCTCGACCAGCAGCTCCGCCACCGCCTCCCGGTAGGCGTCGAGGTCGGGGGCGACCGGGAGGGCGGCGCGCGTAGAAACGGGCGTCCGCCGGGCCGGGGCGGGCGGGGTCACGCCGGCCTGTGGGCCGGGGCTTCGGCTGGGCACGCGCATGGTCGGTCCTCTCCCGGTACGACACGGTGCGGATGAACCTGAAAGCACCGTAAACGCTGTGAACCGGCAGAGAACCAGCATTCCGCCCATGCCCCTCGAAGGGCGACGTGCATCCCGGGAGGCGGGCTCCAGTAGCGACGGCCGGCACTGGACCTGGGGCGGGGTGTGGACCTTCCCGGCCGGCACCACGCCCCGGATCGGCCCGGTGGCCACCGTGGGCCGCCCGCCGGTTGCGACACGGCGGCCCACGGTGGGGGCGGTCAGCGCACCGTGCAGGCCGTCCCGTTCACGGCGAACCCGGTCGGGGTCGGGTTCGCGCCACTGTAGGAGGCGTTGAAGCCGAGGTTGACCGAACCGTTCGGGGCGACCGCGCCGTTGTAGCTCTCGTTGGTCACCGTCACCTCGCTGCCGGTCTGGCTGAACCGGCCCGACCAGCCCTGGCTGATCTGCTGGTTGCCGGTGAACCGGAAGGTCAACCGCCACGACGACCAGGCCGCGGTGCCGGTGTTGGTCATCGTGACGCTGCCGGTGAACCCGGTGCTCCAACTGTTCGCCGAGTAGGTCACCGCGCACCCGCCGCCCGCCGGGGGCGTGGTGGTCGGCGGCGGCAGGGTCGGCGTCGGCTGCCCGGTGGGCGTGCCGGTCGGCGTCGGGGTCGGCGTCACCGTCGGGGACACCGTCGGCGTCGGCGTCGGGTTCGGCGTGGTGCCGGTGCCGGCCTGCTCGGCCGCCCAGTGCACCAGCCAGGCAAACGCCGAGTTCCAGTTGATCGCCACCTCGTTGACCGAATACGCGCCGATGTCGTCGACGAAGCACTTCTGCGGCTTGCAGCCGCCGAGCTGGGCCTGGACGACCGGGTCCTGCAACTCGCTGTTCGGGCCGCCGGAGAGCGAACCGGGCGGTGCGATCGGCAGCGAGCCGTCGTTCTGGTTGGCCCAGAACCGGTGGTGCACGTTGCGCACCGGCTTGTCCCCGTAGCCGGCCACGTAGGACTGGTTCAGCGGGTTGCGACCGAGCAGGTAGTCGTAGGCGGCGTAGGCCCCGTTGCGGTACCGCGCCGTGCCGGTCAGGTCGAAGGCCACCGCGAGCACGTTGGCGTTGTTGGCTACCGCGCCGTTGGAACCCCAGTAGTACCGGCCGTCGCCGCTGCCCGGGGCCGGGTAGCCCTGGTTGGCGG harbors:
- a CDS encoding response regulator transcription factor, whose translation is MTVRVVIVDDQALVRAGFRMVLDSQPDLAVVGEAIDGADALRVLARVEADVVVMDLRMPTMDGVEATRRICAGSADGRPRVLVLTTFDTEADAFAALRAGASGFLLKNVPPEDLLAAIRVVAEGDSVVAPSITRRLLDRFADRLGPAPAEDPRLAQLTDREREILLLVAQGLANAEIAARVHVAEATVKTHVGRILAKLQLRDRVQVVVLAYESGLVTPGG
- a CDS encoding DUF305 domain-containing protein — translated: MTGRRGRILLAVTVAVAVLLSIGLALRPDGRPTPAADPTAAPTPTLPVDAPGVIVPGRPGESAATRPAQEVRDTSSPRYNTPDVWFVRMMIPHHRQALQMAELAPDRAASAQVKAIAARIRGAQGPEIGLLRGWLDTRGLAAEEPGHDHGGMRGMQSPEAIRQLTAARGAAFDRLFVQLMTAHHEGAVTMATELLSAGADQQLNEFANAVATEQTVEIARLRELV
- a CDS encoding nucleotide sugar dehydrogenase, yielding MNTEKLVVIGQGYVGLPLAIRAVEAGLDVVGLDVDADRVKRLASGESFVEDIPATRLGRALASGRYRPSTEYPDAEGFDICVITVPTPLRDGAPDLSYVEQAGTAVGPYVRRGCTVVLESTTYPGTTEDLLRPLLEAASGLRTPGDFHLGYSPERIDPGNPTWRLENTPKVVSGVDEASLARVDGFYRQLVERTVPVDSTRVAELTKLIENTFRQVNIALINELAMASHHLGIDAWQAIEAASSKPFGFMPFRPGPGVGGHCLPIDPCYLSWQVKRTMGRPFRFIELADDINHQMPEHVTQRVMAGLNRIGRPVNGARLLLLGLAYKKNTGDMRDSPAVDVARRLQALGADVHAVEPYAEPQHIPGGVAVVDLTAREIAAADAVVLVTDHDSFDYDLVTRHARYVFDTRDRCRGEMVERL
- a CDS encoding sensor histidine kinase, with amino-acid sequence MSRTLFGRPLRSVAFDVGVCGLVALFAVTGAEAQPGGWPAVLVGLAMTLALLFRRVHPALVAAVVAALALTQVVAGWGVLAYDIAVLIALYSVVKYADRLRDGVLAGVVAAIGVLLAATQSESNLVWWATAIYFGLVTGGVWLAALNVRTRRLYVLSLEERAVTLEREREAEARAAVAGERARIARELHDVVAHSMAVMIVQADGARLLFDRDPETARHAVKVVADTGRQALEEMRRLVDVLREPGTPEATTGPDATTPTTDPERRRATVGEVPALVGRFRDAGLRVRLRAEGVPAALPPGLDLTVYRVVQEALTNALKHAGVGADVKVVLGVDDDLVVRVTDDGRGRPPVRPAPSGGHGLVGMRERVGIYDGRLSAGPRTGGGWEVEVRLPLPSTPDPEVIAV
- a CDS encoding LVIVD repeat-containing protein, whose product is MTRFLLPRPRQLKVVSVVAAGLLVASVAASPASNAAPVTATEVPPASAPGLAVDEISSSPNLRQVANLPKQAPFDTTSALGTDMAFQGRYAFVGNYNGFVVYDIGRPSTPKIVSQVLCPGSQNDISVYGNLLFLSTDSSRTDDSCASTTQPATVKESWEGIKVFDISDKANPRYVKSVETACGSHTHTLVPGKDPRTVYLYVSSYSPRADYPDCQPPHDSISIVKVPVKRPTEAAVVATPNLFPDGGYEGVPGQTSATSGCHDITAYPAKDLAAGACMGDGVLLDIRDREAPRVINRVRDTVNFAFWHSATFNNAGTKVVFTDELGGGGAATCNEVVGPNRGADAIYDVTGRGDARKMVFRSYYKIPRTNADTENCVAHNGSLIPVLGRDVLVQAWYQGGVSVWDFTDSTRPKEIGFWERGPLSDTQLTTGGAWSTYYYNGHIYSSDIQKGLDVLKLSDWRTWTADLVRVPELNVQTQAGYLSW
- a CDS encoding SLC13 family permease, encoding MAPAGGVPPVPTDRSRRPRLHPLDQVAIGLAVLGVGAVVTGLLPRADAEATLHRILPLLLFLGAVVVLAELTAVAGVFDVLATRLAVAARGSFAALFLLCVGFASVTTIALNLDTTAVLLTPVMIALARKLGTAPGPLAMTTVWLANTASLLLPVSNLTNLLAADRIDLAPLAYATRMALPQVAAIMVTMAGLWFWYWRRGRRDADRFTPPPPYRPADRLLFGTAVAGCLLLVGGILAGVEIGVAAAVAAGLVVLGFAVRSRRTLRPALLPWRLLVFVTGLFLVVQTLGRHGLDDLVSVLLGDAGGAVGALRAGGTGAFLANLVNNLPAYLAGEAVLPPGDETRLLALLIGTNVGPLAVPWASLATLLWYERCRAAGVTVPLGRFVATSAVVAVLATLAAVLALLVVG
- a CDS encoding ABC transporter permease; its protein translation is MLRLTLRTLRADALRLLLSSVAIVLGVAFVAGTLMLTDGMQAGAYERAAAFDRHTDLGVYADRSALPPSLVDRVRAVDGVAAAAGELTALAGVVGADGRPVLGFGVLAAIPTEPALRSYDVVAGRLPDRPGEVVLDAPTVAQEGFVLGAPVSVGGSTGPARPYTLVGTVDVADTTRDVGGPFIGLVGPDALAASGERGYGRIMVAAAPGTSAQTLAERVAAVVGGDATVKSRQRILDEAVEDAVRDLDQFRMVLLTFAGVAVVVAGFVIANTFAIVLAQRARRTALLRLVGAGRGQIFRAALLESVVLGLVGSALGVVLGVGLAAGASALVPRFDLPVSGGFTLTTRTVLLSVLLGTVVTVGSALVPAWQGTRVPPVAALTDAAGQPARSAGRVRLTVGALVGAAGIAALAGAAAVGQIVLVALGGVLAFFGIVLFGPVLVPLLVRVLGRPLRPLLRATAALAVANAARNPRRVSATATALVIGIGLVSAFVVGAGSVKVGVERAVDAQIGVDYVVTGIGSDLPATLAGELAARPEVGTVHEHRSRVVDGVQLRSAHPALVRRTLAGVDTGDVADLGPGAVLVHRELAAARGWRVGSTVTVAGRPFRVAAVVTADGPLPAQVSAGHVVDLTDADFTRLFPTERGSLAEVEPAAGVSAERARAAVEAVVDRYPTVNLMDQAAYKKMLTGTVDMLLAFVTALLGLAVVIALVGVANTLSLSVLERTRENAVLRAVGLSRGRMRALLAVEAVLTALVGALLGTALGIGVSAGAVAFVARVGGDFTLVLPWGRLGLILAVAVLAALAASVLPARRALARPVVEALGAD